A genomic stretch from Plasmodium cynomolgi strain B DNA, chromosome 8, whole genome shotgun sequence includes:
- a CDS encoding cyclin dependent kinase 7 (cdk7) putative: METNSTERYIFKPNFLGEGSYGKVYKAYDTILKKEVAIKKMKINKISNYIDECGINFVLLREIKIMKEIKHQNIMTALDLYCEKDYINLVMEIMDYDLAKIINRKVLLTDSQKKCILLQILNGLNVLHKYYFMHRDLSPANIFINKKGEVKIADFGLSSKYAYDMYVDTYSKDKHSKRALNLTSKVVTLWYRAPELLMGSNKYNSSVDMWSFGCIFAELHLQKALFPGENEIDQLGKIFFLLGTPKFTKANKKDFKNLFKIDDDDCIDLLMSFLRLNSHERITAEDALKHKYFFSDPLPCDVSQLPFNDL, from the exons ATGGAAACGAACTCGACGGAGAGATACATCTTCAAACCCAACTTCCTGGGTGAGGGGTCTTACGGAAAGGTGTACAAGGCATACGACACCATActgaaaaaggaagtagccataaaaaagatgaaaattaacaaaataagtaATTACATCGATGAGTGTGGAATTAACTTCGTGTTACttagagaaataaaaataatgaaagaaataaaacatCAAAATATTATGACCGCATTGGATTTGTATTGCGAAAAGGACTACATAAATTTGGTGATGGAAATTATGGACTACGACTTggcaaaaattattaatcgAAAAGTATTACTAACAgatagccaaaaaaaatgtatccttttgcaaattttgaaTGGCCTGAATGTATTACATAAGTACTATTTTATGCATCGAGATTTATCACCTGCGAATATCTtcattaacaaaaaaggggaagtcaAAATTGCAGATTTTGGATTATCCTCCAAGTATGCATATGATATGTACGTAGATACGTATTCAAAAGATAAACATAGTAAAAGAGCGTTAAATTTAACTAGCAAAGTTGTCACCCTATGGTACAGGGCACCCGAATTGCTAATGGGAAGTAATAAATACAACTCCTCCGTCGATATGTGGAGCTTTGGGTGCATATTTGCAGAACTTCATTTACAGAAGGCTTTATTTCCTGGAGAAAACGAAATCGATCAGttagggaaaatattttttttgttggggACACCAA AATTTACAAAGGCGAATAAGAAGGACTTTAAAAACTTATTTAAAATTGACGATGACGACTGTATCGATTTGTTAATGTCTTTTTTGCGGCTGAATTCACATGAGCGCATCACTGCGGAGGATGCACTGAAGCacaagtatttttttagCGATCCCCTGCCCTGCGATGTGTCGCAGCTCCCTTTCAACGATCTGTGA
- a CDS encoding hypothetical protein (putative) encodes MGKSLASSFFRKGAHPRGDRRDISKEDLLTRQWENKKKEKREKKEKKKEMSRSKSRGTNLQEERNQKSTYKRSAQYSTLGKSPNYEQLINTSDKKHLCSFSYTPCKSTLFLSNNSNKRCFRRKSTEGNRGRRKGGDNKTDEPKGNQGKGRKNRDDGNGSDSHMESDSESSSGEDDEEEEEDDEEEEEDDEEEEEFDEEEEEQEGGEFDVGDENEEEEEEEEEEEEDDDGDDDEDNDEVEDNDGAEEDDEEEDYEEDEFDVDEENYDDEDDEVGEEQDDDADEEANADEDNDDGDEDDGDEDDGDEDDGDDDDDDGDDDDGDDDDDDDDGDGDDDEDDEPEDETDEEEDDDDEDDEPEDETDEEEDDDEPDEEEDDEDDEDDDEPGGETDDDDEADDDDEADDDEEADDDDEADDDDEADDDDEADDDNEDRVYHKGRSKKGKKKGKRGKEHHFKDEEESEGEMHREDDKHDYHYNHSNSHYDKKKKLYLKRKNKKFKHRYVYLNNLFKDSVCINTTNVSNFISVSKDKLTATYSAWGKHTDIACVQVNKCASRDCSIYYFEVEVLSCSNFSKIVIGMTSKNYTINKNPGSEYNSFGYKNDDGKKIIDSKLESYSNGYTKYDIIGCGINYFDNSAFFTKNGKFLGKACNVNPKYDYYATVGLTTLGDRIKFHLNNFYFDIYNMIYEECEKERKIIKSIYIQKDIFTDVIKSHLIKCGYFNTYKSFVDFMEKHKNTGDNGSSVGGSSNSKHSLDRFFAGQADAPGGEGETKKDEAKRDEVKRDEIKKDEVKRDETKKDEIKKDEIKKDEVKKDEVKKDEAKDKPTCDPTHSADDTPSTSRPSSQTKCEEPPTHLSQTQSSENKDNDGEAEKPKGESVEAANDHIQKEDESLSKSCAHSSEAPKNVSPHKMERKNSKEDQNDEKDKHTFNKFLINYLDVYEKLNKEERGESRNKTEEAKQGGETGNPTITPSSALRSDQNEGEDKQARDPKSGTDEAKGDSHPVSDIAGSSNREERPNSASVADQQKVEASTGGVPPLTDAAPPAVEPPPSGGEILPLSQAHGKQDPTEEAEKQTISDLTANILKSYEFSPYNYPHANLQNTLWISRKSSLGNLLNVRKDSSTLLLNRLRGKRSLNLKEDLNILATNFFNTKKEARKSESDINKKIQLLLREKSGMIKNESLKKLNKKEGKGYPVDKEYITKYFVNLYLSDDKLKKMVNSLQTRHIIRNSILSGNIIQVLNILEEEYADLLTNERGSFHIAMLYTQQLIEILKPNKKFIKKISLRKKKCKKFGAYDIEDDLLSETSYKTYDTLSDDHFYDDIKTDCGSSDSLLCESSNEEYSKHNDIVLKLEKLNRRGGNREKINKKETIGRYDRRRRKKLVEHRARSSYKSSDSNGDRTDDKGESSVNSGDNKVKRQFEKHPEKRPVKGSSNNGKGQPFDPSNAEKEKSLKEDEQLTRSQGDDKNADLANHPKTEERKGTDTTGVNETSKRNFQLNNDDLAKEKKIERMIYRSMRSNYDEEFFETNNLQEEYEQHYNKLSKEYEFFEEDNPYKNKNRKQYFRKGTYGKKRYPKKAHTFSSSSDGDDSTSDCDSNDSNFNEKHYEFNDINFDQIYQYIYKNKSPNREDVKFKKDHLYLALLWIREKLSHFNKSRQVNVRQCILDTTSLIAYHKPYKERLVRMFFSKNRNLLTFSSVNEGILGTIRAFEGRLCLKVPVYSPLEIMVKHLILCRNLLREKKGNIGIKYDCRYVCQPYKRYMIKVKNNKKKRRYFKEATKQKNEKGSLNGKIIEDNRLSIFQ; translated from the exons atggggaaaagcCTGGCCAGTTCGTTTTTTCGAAAAGGGGCACACCCCCGTGGGGATCGTAGAGATATCAGCAAGGAGGATTTGCTGACGCGTCAGTGGGAAaataagaagaaggagaagagggagaagaaggagaagaagaaagaaatgtCAAGAAGTAAAAGCAGGGGAACAAATCTGCAGGAAGAGAGAAACCAAAAAAGTACATACAAACGCAGTGCACAGTATTCCACCTTGGGGAAATCTCCCAATTATGAGCAACTGATTAACACCTCGGATAAGAAGCACTTGTGTAGCTTCTCGTACACCCCCTGCAAATCGACGCTGTTCTTGTCGAACAACTCGAATAAAAGGTGCTTTAGAAGGAAGAGCACCGAAGGAAacaggggaaggagaaaaggaggggaTAATAAAACGGATGAGCCAAAAGGTAATCaaggaaagggaagaaaaaacagagaTGATGGAAACGGGTCGGACTCGCACATGGAGTCCGATTCAGAGTCCAGCTCGGGTGAGGatgacgaagaagaggaagaggatgacgaagaggaggaagaggatgacgaagaagaggaagaattcgatgaagaggaggaagagcaaGAGGGAGGCGAATTTGACGTCGGAGATGAAAacgaggaagaggaggaggaagaggaggaggaagaggaggacgacgacgGGGACGACGATGAGGACAATGACGAGGTCGAGGACAATGACGGGGcggaggaggacgacgaagaggaggatTACGAAGAAGACGAATTCGACGTGGACGAGGAAAATTATGATGACGAGGATGACGAGGtgggggaggagcaggaCGACGACGCGGATGAGGAGGCAAACGCTGACGAAGATAATGACGATGGTGATGAAGACGATGGTGATGAAGACGATGGTGATGAAGACGATGGAgatgacgacgatgatgatggcgacgatgatgatggcgatgatgatgacgacgatgatgacggCGATGGTGAtgacgatgaggatgatgagCCTGAGGACGAAacagatgaggaagaagatgatgatgacgaggaTGATGAACCGGAGGACGAAaccgatgaggaagaagatgacGATGAAccggatgaggaggaggatgacgaGGATGACGAGGACGACGATGAGCCGGGTGGCGAGACGGACGATGATGACGAAGCAGACGATGATGACGAAGCagacgatgatgaggaagCAGACGATGATGACGAAGCAGATGATGACGACGAAGCAGACGATGACGACGAAGCAGATGATGACAACGAAGATCGGGTATATCACAAGGGTcgcagcaaaaaagggaaaaaaaaaggcaaaaggggaaaggagcACCATTTTaaggacgaagaagaatCGGAAGGGGAAATGCACAGAGAAGACGACAAACACGATTATCATTACAACCATAGCAACAGccattatgataaaaaaaaaaaactgtatctaaagagaaagaataaaaaatttaagcacAGATACGTGTACCTGAATAATCTATTCAAAGATAGCGTGTGTATAAACACCACGAATGTATCCAATTTTATATCAGTAAGTAAGGACAAACTGACTGCTACGTATAGCGCATGGGGAAAACACACAGATATTGCATGCGTTCAGGTAAATAAATGTGCATCGAGAGATTGCAGCATATACTATTTTGAAGTGGAAGTGTTAAGTTGCTCCAACTTCTCCAAAATTGTGATAGGCATGACGAGCAAAAACTACACAATTAACAAAAACCCAGGATCTGAATATAATTCCTTTggatataaaaatgatgatgggaaaaaaattatcgatAGCAAATTAGAAAGCTACAGCAATGGGTATACCAAGTATGACATAATCGGGTGTGGGATCAACTATTTCGACAACAGtgccttttttacaaaaaatggaaaatttctaGGAAAGGCATGTAATGTGAACCCcaagtatgattattatgCCACTGTTGGATTGACTACTCTAGGTGACCGAATCAAATTTCACCTGAACAATTTCTACTTTGACATATACAATATGATTTACGAAGAAtgtgaaaaggaaaggaaaatcatTAAGTCTATTTATATTCAGAAAGATATTTTTACTGATGTTATTAAATCGCATTTGATAAAGTGTGGGTATTTTAACACGTACAAATCGTTTGTGGATTTTATGGAGAAGCATAAAAACACGGGGGACAATGGTAGCAGCGTCGGGGGGTCCTCCAACAGTAAACACTCCCTGGATAGGTTCTTTGCGGGCCAGGCGGACGCCccggggggggagggtgaaacaaaaaaggatgaagcgAAAAGGGATGAAGTAAAAAgggatgaaataaaaaaggatgaagtaaaaagggatgaaacaaaaaaggatgaaataaaaaaggatgaaataaaaaaggatgaagtaaaaaaagatgaagtaaaaaaggacGAAGCGAAGGACAAACCCACGTGCGACCCCACACACAGCGCAGATGATACCCCCAGCACGAGTCGCCCAAGCAGCCAAACAAAGTGCGAGGAACCCCCAACGCACCTTTCACAAACGCAAAGTAGCGAGAATAAGGACAATGATGGGGAAGCCGAGAAACCGAAAGGCGAATCGGTAGAAGCCGCAAATGATCACATTCAGAAGGAAGATGAGTCTCTATCCAAAAGTTGTGCCCACAGCAGTGAGGCACCGAAAAATGTGAGCccgcacaaaatggaaagaaaaaattccaagGAGGAtcaaaatgacgaaaaagACAAACACACTTTTAACAAATTTCTAATTAATTACCTAGATGTGTATGAAAAACTGAACAAGGAGGAAAGGGGCGAAAGCAGGAACAAAACGGAAGAGGCAAAGCAAGGAGGGGAAACGGGCAACCCGACCATCACACCAAGTAGTGCACTCAGAAGTGATCAAAATGAAGGTGAGGATAAACAGGCGAGAGATCCCAAATCTGGAACTGATGAGGCGAAAGGGGATAGCCATCCAGTGAGCGATATTGCGGGAAGTAGCAACAGGGAAGAAAGACCTAACAGCGCGAGTGTCGCAGATCAGCAGAAGGTGGAAGCGAGCACAGGGGGTGTCCCCCCCCTCACCGATGCGGCCCCACCAGCCGTTGAACCTCCCCCCTCCGGAGGTGAAATCCTCCCTTTGAGCCAAGCGCACGGAAAGCAGGACCccacagaagaagcagaaaagcaAACGATCAGCGATCTCACGGCCAACATCCTAAAGAGCTACGAATTTAGCCCATACAACTACCCCCACGCAAACTTGCAAAATACATTATGGATATCGCGCAAAAGCAGTCTTGGTAATTTATTAAACGTAAGAAAAGACTCCAGTACGTTACTACTAAATCGATTAAGAGGTAAAAGAAGCCTGAACTTGAAAGAAGATTTGAATATTTTAgctacaaatttttttaataccaaaaaggaagcgagaaaaagtgaaagtgatattaataaaaaaatccaaCTTTTGCTACGAGAAAAATCAGGgatgattaaaaatgaaagtttaaaaaaattaaataaaaaagaaggaaaggggTACCCAGTAGATAAGGAATACATTACGAAATATTTTGTCAACCTATACCTGTCTGACgataagctaaaaaaaatggtgaactcACTACAAACAAGACACATCATACGAAATAGCATTCTCAGTGGAAATATTATACAGGTGCTGAATATTTTAGAAGAGGAATATGCAGATTTGTTGACGAACGAGAGGGGAAGCTTTCACATTGCTATGTTGTACACGCAACAGCTGATAGAGATATTGAAGCCGAAtaagaaatttattaaaaaaatttctttaagaaaaaaaaagtgtaaaaaatttggagcgTATGATATAGAGGATGATTTGCTCAGTGAAACGAGTTACAAAACGTATGATACTTTAAGTGATGACCATTTTTATGATGACATCAAAACGGATTGCGGGTCTTCCGATAGTCTACTTTGTGAGAGCTCCAACGAGGAGTATAGCAAGCACAATGACATAGTCCTGAAATTGGAGAAGCTCAACAGAAGAGGTGGCAACCGCGAGAAgattaacaaaaaggagacgATAGGGAGATATGACAGACGCCGTCGTAAGAAGTTAGTGGAGCATCGCGCGAGAAGTAGCTACAAAAGTAGCGACAGCAATGGGGATAGAACTGATGATAAGGGGGAGAGCAGCGTAAACAGCGGTGATAACAAGGTGAAGAGGCAATTTGAGAAGCACCCCGAGAAGCGCCCCGTGAAAGGATCTTCAAACAACGGAAAGGGGCAACCGTTCGACCCGTCCAacgcagaaaaggaaaaatcgcTTAAGGAAGATGAACAACTGACGCGGAGCCAAGGGGATGACAAAAATGCAGACCTCGCAAATCACCCCAAAACGGAGGAACGGAAGGGAACAGACACTACAGGGGTGAATGAAACTTCGAAGAGAAATTTTCAACTAAACAATGATGACCttgcgaaggaaaaaaaaatcgaaagaaTGATATACAGAAGCATGAGATCAAATTACGatgaagaattttttgaaacGAATAACTTGCAAGAAGAGTATGAACAGCATTACAATAAACTGTCCAAAGAATACGAATTTTTTGAGGAGGATAATccttacaaaaataaaaatagaaaacaaTATTTCAGAAAGGGGACatatggaaaaaagaggTACCCAAAGAAAGCGCACACATTTTCAAGCTCAAGTGACGGTGATGATAGCACCTCCGATTGTGACAGTAATGACTCGAACTTTAATGAAAAGCATTACGAATTTAATGACATAAATTTCGATCAGATAtatcaatatatatataaaaataaatctccAAATAGGGAAGAcgtaaaatttaaaaaggatcATTTGTATTTAGCCCTGTTATGGATTCGAGAAAAATTGTCCCATTTTAACAAGTCGCGACAGGTGAACGTACGCCAGTGTATCCTAGACACAACTTCCCTGATTGCTTATCATAAGCCGTACAAGGAGAGACTCGTTCGCATGTTCTTCTCTAAAAACAGAAATTTGCTGACGTTCAGTTCCGTCAACGAGGGCATACTGGGTACCATTCGTGCATTCGAGGGCC GCCTATGCCTGAAGGTCCCCGTGTACTCCCCCCTGGAAATTATGGTGAAGCATCTCATTCTGTGCAGAAACTTGctgcgagaaaaaaagggaaacatcGGGATCAAGTACGACTGCCGCTACGTGTGCCAGCCGTACAAACGATACATGATAAAAGttaaaaacaacaaaaagaagCGAAGATACTTCAAGGAAGCAACGAAGCAAAAGAATGAGAAGGGATCCCTAAACggaaaaattattgaagATAACAGGTTATCCATTTTTCAGTAA
- a CDS encoding hypothetical protein (putative), producing MKELLNLYASESKGLSEHNYGLVNRFVMAPRERNEKWGAADQVREEEEEKEKEKEEKEKEEKEEEGEEKNEDAGKEGTNFNQAKEVDTDDDCYGEDGLLIKKICYRNDLKYYNYYINNFEKIKNIKGIKDRGENRICVLILCLNYIYCNLNNEIMTIHELKRQIKKNITKTRVYCKNLAKILFIICDKLQIKNFTKNDMLPYMEKCITTIIKRLKFLDDNVGREADLPHVSRKANIFDDIFDFINNGSSDDFALKEEGALFGEVTADGEEVGELSQSDNLFSRGTSRDIHGEEPAHQMGHAEEANVENETNESNVANMSNSSNSSNVANRVGTIHGRETPEGEVNNMLDIALGKECPTCSSSPTQNAFEGGIPHAWLNDTDNTRSENCSISGTEEIKRKSKMQKRKNEKNDGNERKRKNTTTSKEVTKDIDKNVMIEFLEKNVTLLSLYSCVVYSIFILWNRTENMDTNLYNKESRKSGGNLHYFLCSSIIITFDIFNIKIKDRFVCYCLGVVQQTITTEKKKMLNFFLTTFSEFLGLNVPSIQAVPLFMRILFSNYILLQMYLFYIIQNYQLIKKEGFLLAIEQLQIFLAKLFGIIQQKFLNVADICVDYDLLLRSDWVCKNVVQVVSQNEDLLTVKKLLKELSKNYPKEQERNTRSEYSFEESYQIDLNHIDLYIPRILAHCLGICKGEEIPPTGNLLPWVSVGEEKTVLEHHHKKGEELGSAIEVKSSFQDITAYGEDSFDYERDVRDEDGIGSSASLNGSNKGEKAGSNTHDEAACSSAECCITCGSTTCDGPTRNSSPKNTPCTCEHRKSPNSGVKKQLEDCLEENKVESMHMADFAKGDTLIRQSESASLDFFSSYIKILKKINLQNIHEMNMEIIPFFYVKIVVQFLFYNVLKSIIYNCYSLSFFNLHNLHRSVSTRKNAKEDSRVCEELQKGELHDMPIFLKNKIASKIKEMKGKKHTFEKYIICEQPQYIEKFQNCKLFGDDARKFLIDQHVKLQSVKDLFPNCVFEEGANDSLFLDTCSDRTFNAAAVQAEGEEQPPLCRNDSLSGSSASGSGGSSGSSGGTAPSDQRGIKGSTNKLKRSNSHRSDLHNGRDPHNGRDLHNGRDLHNGRDHRNGKKIKIALCHYDVGVENCNDCHNSLKKEPFSLFDYIYNSKMMKEYKNVEQLFSRKNFTLLFNMFNNMNYPFHGNKKKLVKMNDCLYHTYHLIGIKKIAGTGYSFTYKNELNDSYYKVLKTKICNILSVQDIYFLFNRFFYFLFVYIKSHCCFGGKTDCDFVTAGEVQPRSAQSSQSSQSSQSPQPSQASKVCPCNKANCCYKIKTIVLLGNV from the exons ATGAAAGAGCTCCTGAACCTGTATGCAAGCGAAAGTAAAGGCTTAAGCGAACACAACTATGGCTTGGTTAACAGGTTTGTAATGGCCCCTCGGGAGAGGAATGAAAAGTGGGGTGCCGCTGACCAGGTtagggaggaagaagaagaaaaagaaaaagaaaaagaagaaaaagaaaaagaagaaaaagaagaagaaggagaagaaaagaatgAAGACGCAGGGAAGGAAGGGACAAATTTTAACCAGGCAAAGGAAGTAGACACAGATGATGATTGTTATGGAGAAGACGGACT attgataaaaaaaatatgctatcGTAACGATTTAAAATACTACAATTATTacattaacaattttgaaaaaataaaaaacatcaaaGGTATAAAGGACAGAGGAGAAAATCGAATTTGCGTTTTAATCCTTTGcctaaattatatatactgcaatttaaataatgaaatcATGACCATTCATGAATTGaaaaggcaaataaaaaaaaatatcaccaAGACCAGAGTTTATTGCAAAAACTTagccaaaattttgtttatcaTATGTGATaaattacaaataaaaaattttacaaaaaatgatatgtTGCCATATATGGAAAAGTGCATTACTACGATAATTAAGAGGTTGAAATTTTTGGATGATAATGTGGGACGTGAGGCGGACCTCCCCCATGTGAGTAGGAAGGCGAACATTTTTGATGACATTTTcgattttataaataatggCTCCAGTGATGACTTTGCGCTCAAGGAGGAAGGGGCACTATTCGGTGAGGTAACTGCAgatggggaagaagtggGGGAGCTTTCCCAGTCGGACAATCTCTTCTCAAGGGGAACAAGCAGAGACATCCATGGTGAGGAACCCGCGCACCAAATGGGCCACGCAGAGGAGGCGAACGTGGAGAACGAGACGAATGAGTCGAACGTGGCGAACATGTCTAACTCGTCGAACTCGTCGAACGTGGCCAATCGTGTGGGCACTATCCATGGTAGAGAGACGCCTGAGGGGGAAGTAAACAACATGCTAGACATTGCTCTAGGTAAGGAATGCCCTACGTGCAGTTCGTCACCTACGCAGAATGCATTCGAGGGGGGGATTCCCCACGCATGGCTGAACGACACAGATAATACACGGAGTGAAAACTGCAGTATCAGCGGGACAGaggagataaaaagaaaatccaAAATgcagaagagaaaaaatgaaaaaaatgatggcaatgaaaggaaaagaaaaaacacaacaaCGTCGAAAGAAGTAACAAAAGATATAGACAAAAATGTTATGATcgaatttttggaaaaaaatgtaacccTGCTGTCCTTATACTCCTGCGTGGTATACTCCATATTCATTCTTTGGAATCGAACTGAAAATATGGATACCAATTTGTACAACAAGGAGAGTAGAAAGTCCGGTGGGAATTTGCATTATTTCCTGTGCTCATCCATTATCATCACTTTTGATATCttcaatataaaaataaaagaccGTTTTGTTTGTTACTGCCTAGGTGTTGTCCAACAGACGATAACgacggaaaagaaaaaaatgctgaatttctttttaaccaCGTTTAGTGAGTTCCTTGGATTGAATGTACCCTCCATTCAGGCAGTCCCCCTATTCATGCGCATCCTCTTTAGCAATTACATCCTCCTGCAAATGTACCTATTTTACATCATACAAAATTATcagttgataaaaaaagagggctTCCTACTCGCGATAGAACAGTTGCAAATCTTTTTAGCGAAACTGTTTGGGATTATTCaacagaaatttttaaacgtaGCAGATATTTGTGTAGATTACGACTTGCTCCTTCGATCAGATTGGGTTTGTAAGAACGTTGTGCAGGTCGTTTCGCAAAATGAGGACCTTTTAACTGTGAAGAAGTTGTTAAAAGAGTTAAGCAAAAATTACCCAAAGGAGCAGGAAAGGAATACTCGGAGTGAATACAGTTTTGAGGAGTCATATCAGATAGACTTGAACCATATTGATTTATACATTCCTCGAATTTTAGCTCACTGCTTAGGTATTTgtaaaggggaagaaattcCTCCAACTGGTAATCTCCTTCCATGGGTTTCtgtgggggaagaaaagacTGTCCTGGAGCATCACcacaagaagggggaggaattGGGAAGTGCGATCGAGGTTAAGTCGTCATTCCAGGACATAACTGCATATGGGGAAGACTCGTTTGATTATGAGAGGGATGTACGCGATGAGGATGGAATCGGTTCAAGTGCCTCCCTGAATGGTAGTAATAAGGGGGAGAAGGCCGGCTCCAATACGCACGACGAAGCTGCATGTAGCAGTGCCGAGTGCTGCATCACCTGTGGCAGCACCACATGCGACGGACCAACACGAAATAGCAGCCCCAAGAACACCCCCTGCACATGTGAACACAGAAAAAGCCCCAACAGTGGAGTGAAGAAGCAGTTGGAAGATTGCCTAGAGGAAAACAAAGTAGAGAGCATGCACATGGCCGattttgcaaaaggggaTACATTAATAAGACAAAGTGAAAGTGCATCGCTGGACTTCTTCTCCAgctatataaaaattttaaaaaaaataaacctaCAAAATATACACGAAATGAACATGGAaataattccatttttttacgtgAAGATAGTTGTgcagtttttattttacaatgTTTTGAAGAGCATTATTTACAATTGTTACTCGCTGAGTTTTTTCAATCTCCATAATTTGCATCGGTCCGTTAGTACCAGGAAAAACGCAAAAGAGGATTCACGCGTGTGTGAAGaattgcaaaagggggagctTCATgatatgcccatttttttaaaaaacaaaattgccaGTAAAATCAAAGaaatgaaggggaaaaaacacaccttcgaaaaatatataatttgtgAACAGCCCCAATACATAGAaaagtttcaaaattgtaaattgtTTGGAGACGATGcgaggaaatttttaattgacCAACATGTTAAATTGCAGAGTGTTAAGGATTTGTTCCCGAACTGTGTTTTTGAGGAAGGAGCGAAtgactccctttttttggacacTTGCAGCGATCGTACTTTTAATGCCGCGGCTGTTCAggcggagggggaggagcagccgCCCTTGTGCAGAAATGACAGCTTGTCTGGGAGTAGCGCAAGTGGAAGTGGCGGAAGCAGCGGAAGCAGCGGTGGCACTGCGCCCAGCGATCAGCGCGGGATCAAAGGAAGTACGAACAAGCTGAAGCGAAGCAACAGCCACAGAAGTGACCTCCACAACGGGAGAGACCCCCACAACGGGAGAGACCTCCACAACGGGAGAGACCTCCACAACGGGAGAGACCACCgcaatgggaagaaaataaaaatagccCTGTGCCACTACGACGTAGGCGTCGAAAATTGCAACGATTGCCACAACAGCCTAAAGAAAGAGCCGTTCAGCCTGTTCGATTATATTTACAAcagcaaaatgatgaaggAATACAAAAACGTCGAGCAGTTATTCTCCAGAAAAAACTTTACTCTACTTTTTAACATGTTTAACAATATGAATTATCCATTccatggaaataaaaaaaaattagtaaaaatgaacgaCTGTTTGTACCACACATACCATTTAATaggcattaaaaaaattgcaggcACTGGGTATAGCTTCACCTACAAAAACGAGTTAAATGACAGTTATTACAAAGTCCtgaaaacgaaaatttgTAACATTCTGTCCGTGCAagacatttattttttgtttaaccgatttttttatttcttgttTGTTTATATCAAATCGCACTGCTGCTTTGGGGGGAAAACTGACTGCGATTTTGTCACTGCCGGAGAGGTGCAGCCCCGGTCAGCGCAGTCATCGCAGTCATCGCAGTCATCGCAGTCACCGCAGCCATCACAAGCATCGAAGGTCTGTCCCTGTAACAAGGCCAACTGCTGTTACAAAATTAAGACCATTGTGCTATTAGGAAACGTCTAG